One stretch of Oncorhynchus gorbuscha isolate QuinsamMale2020 ecotype Even-year unplaced genomic scaffold, OgorEven_v1.0 Un_scaffold_4994, whole genome shotgun sequence DNA includes these proteins:
- the LOC124028902 gene encoding repetitive proline-rich cell wall protein 2-like has product MASLKIASLNLASPKMASPNLASTNLTSPKIASPKPGIPKPGIPKPGIPKPGIPKPGISKPGIYKPDIPKDSIPKPGIPKPGISKPGIPKPGIPRDSIPKPGIPKPGIPRDSIPKPGIPKPGIPKPGISKPGIPKPGIPRDSIPKPGIPKPGISKPGIPKPGIPKPGMQRATHTPASL; this is encoded by the coding sequence ATGGCATCCCTAAAGATAGCATCCCTAAACCTGGCATCCCCAAAGATGGCATCTCCAAACCTGGCATCTACAAACCTGACATCCCCAAAGATAGCATCCCCCAAACCTGGCATCCCTAAACCTGGCATCCCTAAACCTGGCATCCCTAAACCTGGCATCCCTAAACCTGGCATCTCCAAACCTGGCATCTACAAACCTGACATCCCCAAAGATAGCATCCCTAAACCTGGCATCCCTAAACCTGGCATCTCCAAACCTGGCATCCCTAAACCTGGCATCCCCAGAGATAGCATCCCTAAACCTGGCATCCCTAAACCTGGCATCCCCAGAGATAGCATCCCTAAACCTGGCATCCCTAAACCTGGCATCCCTAAACCTGGCATCTCCAAACCTGGCATCCCTAAACCTGGCATCCCCAGAGATAGCATCCCTAAACCTGGCATCCCTAAACCTGGCATCTCCAAACCTGGCATCCCTAAACCTGGCATCCCCAAACCTGGCATGCAGCGAGCCACACACACTCCTGCCAGTCTCTGA